The uncultured Pseudodesulfovibrio sp. genome includes a region encoding these proteins:
- a CDS encoding PEP/pyruvate-binding domain-containing protein, translated as MKTALKTLFRFIHGNPEGEREATERFLNKSEDFRLLLAANGKALELMAEMTEAARSDHPSGITRVRAYSVMVASSVRQMIERLCSMAPDRYEPLRDVFNAVVKDMDKAFSGPARGPLGPLVVRMADLRALDLSEAGSKVAMLGEIKAELGAVVPRGFAITASGYRLFMESTALDDEINRLIQIHDGTSLEELSDLARSIRHAIDLAPMPDELESAVRDQCARMGDVRLAVRSSALGEDSEQTGFAGQFISRLGVKPARVTEAYREVIASMYSATALTYVRNRGLREDGMVMAAGCMEMINAVAGGVVYTRPPVGDEADVVIVNAVPGLPCAVVDGSSMADSYAVDRETGRIRSRDIAQKEIRFVLTSGGKIRKEKLFGGRELEPAVTDHDVERLAAMALRIEAHFGHPQDIEWAKDREGLLVILQCRPLNVCGDGIDNKSESWTDDEESRGLALLSGCIPASPGAAAGYVVKVETEEDMFRFPDGAVLLARNARPQLSALLPRAAALVAEFGSSVGHLANVAREYGVPALIGAPGAVERLSGVGVVTVNGANGTIYLGRRKRMIRREARPAKRARTTDVGLALERVLKFITPLNLTDPESPEFRPEGCRSMHDITRFCHEKAVYEMFVRDDRPVSGARRLTGERAMQYWLVDIGGGTSADAGATADSSRNVTIDAVRSSTMRALWYGMMTVPWEGPPTPTMDGFMSVMTNAAQNPALTAGVRNDMGERNYFIVGGRYCNLQSRFGFHFCTIEGFAGDDPNENYALFQFKGGGASMDRRHLRSRMMAEILEKRGFIAEIRDDALFARLEGVSSRAVEQAMAVLGYLLMHTRQIDMSLADPGMVVRYRDRFEADIEKLLDGLPGELREAGCAA; from the coding sequence ATGAAGACCGCGCTCAAGACCCTGTTCCGCTTCATCCACGGCAACCCCGAAGGCGAACGCGAAGCAACGGAGAGATTCCTCAACAAGTCAGAGGACTTCAGGCTGCTGCTCGCGGCCAATGGGAAGGCCCTTGAACTGATGGCCGAGATGACCGAGGCGGCCCGTTCCGACCACCCGTCCGGGATCACCCGGGTGCGGGCCTACAGCGTCATGGTTGCCTCCAGCGTACGCCAGATGATCGAGCGGTTGTGCAGCATGGCTCCGGACCGATACGAGCCCCTGCGCGATGTGTTCAATGCCGTAGTCAAAGACATGGACAAAGCCTTTTCCGGCCCTGCCAGGGGGCCGCTCGGCCCGCTCGTGGTGCGTATGGCCGATCTGCGCGCCCTGGACCTGTCCGAGGCGGGTTCCAAGGTGGCCATGCTCGGCGAGATCAAGGCCGAACTCGGCGCGGTAGTCCCGCGGGGATTCGCCATCACGGCCTCCGGGTACCGACTGTTCATGGAATCCACCGCCCTGGACGACGAAATCAACCGGCTCATCCAGATCCACGACGGGACGTCCCTTGAAGAGCTTTCCGATCTGGCGCGAAGTATCCGTCACGCCATCGACCTGGCCCCCATGCCGGACGAACTGGAGTCAGCCGTACGCGATCAGTGCGCCCGCATGGGCGACGTCCGCCTGGCGGTCCGCTCCAGCGCCCTGGGCGAGGATTCGGAACAGACCGGGTTCGCAGGACAGTTCATTTCCCGGCTCGGGGTCAAACCCGCCCGGGTGACCGAGGCCTACCGCGAGGTCATCGCAAGCATGTACTCGGCCACGGCCCTGACCTACGTGCGCAACCGAGGGCTGCGCGAAGACGGCATGGTCATGGCCGCCGGGTGCATGGAGATGATCAACGCCGTGGCGGGCGGCGTGGTCTATACCCGTCCTCCTGTGGGCGACGAGGCGGACGTGGTCATCGTCAATGCCGTTCCCGGTCTGCCCTGTGCCGTGGTGGACGGCAGCTCCATGGCCGACTCTTACGCCGTTGACCGCGAAACCGGCAGAATCAGAAGCCGCGACATCGCCCAGAAGGAAATCCGGTTCGTTCTGACCTCGGGCGGCAAGATCCGGAAGGAAAAGCTGTTCGGCGGCAGGGAGTTGGAACCGGCCGTCACGGACCACGACGTGGAGCGGCTTGCCGCCATGGCCCTGCGCATAGAGGCCCATTTCGGGCATCCCCAGGACATAGAATGGGCCAAGGACCGCGAAGGACTGCTCGTCATCCTGCAATGCCGCCCCCTGAACGTCTGCGGCGATGGGATCGACAACAAGTCCGAATCGTGGACGGACGACGAAGAGAGCCGGGGCCTGGCCCTCCTGAGCGGCTGTATTCCGGCCAGCCCGGGCGCGGCCGCAGGGTACGTGGTCAAGGTGGAGACCGAGGAGGACATGTTTCGCTTCCCGGACGGTGCGGTCCTGCTGGCCAGGAACGCCCGTCCGCAACTTTCCGCCCTGCTGCCCCGGGCCGCGGCCCTGGTGGCCGAGTTCGGCAGTTCCGTGGGCCATCTGGCCAACGTGGCCAGGGAATACGGCGTCCCGGCCCTGATCGGCGCGCCCGGTGCCGTGGAGCGGTTGTCCGGCGTGGGCGTGGTCACGGTCAACGGGGCCAACGGGACCATATATCTTGGCCGCCGCAAGCGGATGATACGTCGTGAAGCCCGCCCCGCAAAGCGTGCGCGTACGACCGACGTGGGGCTGGCTCTGGAACGGGTCCTCAAGTTCATCACCCCGCTGAACCTGACCGACCCGGAATCCCCGGAATTCCGGCCCGAAGGATGCCGGTCCATGCACGACATCACCCGGTTCTGCCACGAAAAGGCGGTCTACGAGATGTTCGTCCGGGACGACCGCCCTGTCTCGGGCGCGCGCAGACTGACCGGCGAGCGGGCCATGCAATACTGGCTGGTGGACATCGGCGGCGGGACCTCGGCGGACGCGGGCGCAACGGCGGATTCAAGCCGAAACGTCACCATCGACGCCGTCCGGTCCAGTACCATGCGGGCCCTGTGGTACGGCATGATGACCGTCCCCTGGGAAGGACCTCCCACCCCGACCATGGACGGTTTCATGTCGGTGATGACCAACGCGGCGCAGAATCCGGCCCTGACAGCCGGGGTGCGCAACGACATGGGCGAACGCAACTACTTCATCGTGGGCGGCCGATACTGCAACCTGCAATCACGATTCGGCTTCCACTTCTGCACCATCGAGGGATTTGCGGGCGACGATCCCAACGAAAACTACGCCCTGTTCCAGTTCAAGGGAGGCGGTGCGAGCATGGACCGCCGCCATCTGCGCTCGCGCATGATGGCCGAGATTCTCGAGAAGCGAGGCTTTATCGCCGAGATCCGCGACGACGCCCTGTTCGCCCGTCTGGAGGGCGTCAGCAGCCGGGCCGTGGAACAGGCCATGGCCGTACTCGGCTATCTGCTCATGCACACCCGACAGATAGACATGTCCCTTGCCGACCCGGGCATGGTCGTCCGCTACCGCGACCGTTTCGAAGCGGACATTGAAAAGCTGTTGGATGGCCTGCCCGGAGAACTCCGGGAAGCGGGGTGCGCGGCATGA
- a CDS encoding response regulator encodes MKKIRLLLVDDEPDFLTAYARRFKRRNVEITEASSGQQAIDHVRESEFDVAILDVMMPEMNGLETLRRIKAIRPDLPVIILTGHADSGVLIKGMDMGAFDFLLKPVGTDELYFKVLDAVRTRRRGQP; translated from the coding sequence ATGAAAAAGATACGCCTGCTCCTGGTCGATGACGAACCGGATTTTCTGACCGCTTACGCGCGCCGCTTCAAGCGGAGAAACGTGGAGATTACCGAGGCCTCCAGCGGACAGCAGGCCATCGACCACGTCCGTGAAAGCGAGTTCGACGTGGCCATCCTCGACGTCATGATGCCGGAGATGAACGGACTCGAGACCCTGCGCCGGATCAAGGCGATCAGGCCGGACCTGCCGGTCATCATCCTCACCGGACACGCGGACTCCGGCGTGCTCATCAAAGGCATGGACATGGGTGCCTTCGACTTCCTGCTCAAGCCCGTGGGCACCGACGAGCTGTATTTCAAGGTGCTGGACGCCGTGCGCACCCGACGTCGCGGCCAACCGTAG
- a CDS encoding Yip1 family protein, with protein sequence MEATRETSQRMGIREYFETLMDVMRTPVRHFERVADEPGSRRALLFLMISALFYCSVSMAYFFENSLSMGMVMMLNAILMPAFGAVITFTLMGMTGRDRTGFGRVFNIYAYASGAVMVVSWIPGLAVVMEPVRALLIGVGLHKGLGVSKTRAFTLILLTAVVMLLFFWTAAPMVMELKELFQ encoded by the coding sequence ATGGAAGCGACGCGAGAGACCAGCCAACGGATGGGGATCCGGGAATATTTCGAGACCTTGATGGACGTCATGCGCACGCCCGTGCGCCACTTCGAGCGGGTGGCCGACGAACCGGGTTCACGCCGGGCGCTGCTCTTCCTGATGATTTCGGCCCTGTTCTACTGCTCGGTGAGCATGGCCTACTTTTTCGAAAACTCCCTGTCCATGGGGATGGTCATGATGCTCAACGCCATCCTCATGCCCGCCTTCGGGGCGGTAATCACCTTCACCCTCATGGGCATGACCGGGCGAGACCGGACCGGCTTCGGCCGGGTCTTCAACATCTACGCATACGCCAGCGGCGCGGTCATGGTCGTCTCCTGGATTCCGGGGCTGGCCGTGGTCATGGAACCGGTCCGCGCTCTGCTCATCGGCGTGGGACTGCACAAGGGGCTCGGGGTGAGCAAGACCAGGGCGTTCACGCTCATCCTCCTGACCGCAGTGGTCATGCTCCTCTTTTTCTGGACCGCGGCCCCCATGGTCATGGAGCTGAAGGAACTGTTCCAATAG